The Cohaesibacter intestini genome has a window encoding:
- a CDS encoding inositol monophosphatase family protein produces MARSALLNVMTQAALKAGRRLARDFGELENLQVSRKGPGDFVSNADMQAEKTIRMELQKARPNFGFLMEEGGTIEGVDKSHRWIIDPLDGTTNFLHSIPFFAISIALEHEGRIVAAVIYNPATDDLFTAERGRGAFYNDRRMRVAARDDIHDCVIGTGIPHLGRGKHRAYLGKMETVMGEVSGVRSMGSAALQLAYVAAGRLDGHFEEYLNAWDIAAGILLIREAGGFVTDIHGGDAMLENGSVVAGNELIRQRLKKLLDKPRQDQA; encoded by the coding sequence ATGGCCCGCTCAGCCCTTCTCAATGTCATGACCCAGGCCGCCCTCAAGGCAGGCCGCCGCCTCGCCCGCGACTTTGGCGAACTGGAAAATCTGCAGGTCTCCCGCAAAGGACCGGGTGATTTCGTATCCAACGCAGATATGCAGGCAGAGAAGACCATTCGCATGGAACTGCAGAAAGCGCGCCCGAATTTCGGTTTCCTCATGGAAGAAGGCGGCACCATCGAGGGCGTTGACAAGAGCCACCGCTGGATCATCGATCCGCTCGATGGCACCACCAACTTCCTGCACAGCATTCCATTCTTCGCCATTTCCATTGCGCTGGAACATGAAGGGCGCATCGTTGCGGCCGTTATCTACAATCCGGCCACCGATGACCTGTTCACCGCCGAACGCGGCCGTGGCGCCTTCTACAATGACCGCCGCATGCGCGTTGCGGCCCGCGATGACATTCATGATTGCGTCATTGGCACCGGGATCCCACATCTGGGTCGTGGCAAGCACAGAGCCTATCTGGGCAAGATGGAAACCGTGATGGGTGAAGTGTCAGGGGTCCGCAGCATGGGGTCTGCAGCCCTTCAGCTGGCCTATGTGGCTGCTGGGCGCCTTGATGGCCATTTCGAAGAATATCTCAACGCCTGGGACATTGCCGCAGGCATCCTGCTGATCCGTGAGGCAGGTGGCTTTGTCACCGACATTCACGGCGGCGATGCCATGCTGGAAAATGGCTCGGTGGTGGCTGGCAACGAATTGATCCGTCAACGCCTGAAAAAGCTGCTCGACAAGCCCCGTCAAGACCAGGCCTGA
- the efp gene encoding elongation factor P — MKINGNEIRPGNVIEHQGTIWVAVKINAVKPGKGGAFAQVELKNLIDGRKLNERFRATETIERVRLEQKDFTFLYEEGDNLVFMDTESYEQLELNKDFVGERSAFLQDGMAVVVELHEERPIGIQLPDQVVLEVTETEPHIKGQTQSSSYKPAMMDNGVRCMVPPFISIGEKIVVDTNEITYIKRAD, encoded by the coding sequence ATGAAGATCAATGGTAACGAAATCCGTCCTGGCAATGTGATCGAGCATCAGGGCACGATCTGGGTTGCAGTTAAAATCAATGCCGTGAAACCCGGCAAAGGCGGTGCCTTCGCGCAGGTTGAACTGAAAAACCTGATTGATGGCCGCAAACTCAACGAACGCTTCCGCGCCACCGAAACAATCGAGCGCGTGCGTCTTGAGCAGAAAGACTTCACGTTCCTCTATGAAGAAGGCGACAATCTGGTCTTCATGGATACCGAAAGCTACGAGCAGCTTGAACTGAACAAGGATTTCGTCGGCGAGCGCTCCGCATTCCTTCAGGACGGCATGGCAGTGGTTGTCGAGTTGCACGAAGAGCGCCCGATTGGCATTCAGTTGCCCGATCAGGTGGTTCTCGAAGTCACCGAGACCGAGCCGCATATCAAGGGCCAGACCCAGTCCTCTTCCTACAAGCCTGCGATGATGGACAATGGCGTGCGCTGCATGGTGCCTCCCTTCATCTCCATTGGCGAGAAGATTGTGGTCGACACCAACGAAATCACCTATATCAAGCGCGCCGACTGA